The following are encoded in a window of Oreochromis aureus strain Israel breed Guangdong linkage group 10, ZZ_aureus, whole genome shotgun sequence genomic DNA:
- the LOC116320779 gene encoding histone H2A, sperm-like yields the protein MSNATLFTLGPLEDIINVKTFEYSRAGLQFPVGRVHTLLRKGNYAERVGAGAPVYLAAVLEYLTAEILELAGNAARDNKKTRIIPRHLQLAVHNDEELNKLLGRVTIAQGGVLPNIQAVLLPKKTEKAK from the exons ATGTCCAATGCCACG CTGTTTACCTTGGGACCTCTTGAAGATATAATTAATGTTAAAACGTTTGAGTACTCCAGGGCCGGGCTGCAGTTCCCGGTGGGCCGTGTCCACACGCTGCTGAGGAAGGGTAACTATGCTGAGCGTGTTGGTGCCGGGGCCCCGGTGTACCTCGCGGCTGTGCTGGAGTATCTGACGGCTGAGATCCTGGAACTGGCCGGAAACGCCGCCCGTGACAACAAGAAGACCAGGATCATCCCCCGCCACCTGCAGCTGGCCGTCCACAACGACGAGGAGCTGAACAAGCTGCTGGGCCGAGTGACGATCGCTCAGGGCGGCGTGCTGCCCAACATCCAGGCCGTGCTGCTGCCCAAGAAGACGGAGAAGGCGAAATGA
- the LOC116320780 gene encoding histone H1-like has translation MAEEAPAAAPAKAPAKAPKKKSAPRAKKEGPSLPKLIVASVTESKERKGTSLAAIKKYLTAKNVDVPKANKRINTAVAKLVEKGILSQVKGTGASGSFKLAKKEPKVAKPAKKKAAKPAKKAPAKAKKPAVKKVATPKKSPAKKAAKKVVKKSPKKAAPKKPKTAAKKPKSPAKKAAPKKPKAAKKPAKKTAPKKAKK, from the coding sequence ATGGCAGAAGAAGCTCCCGCAGCTGCACCGGCAAAAGCCCCGGCCAAGGCTCCCAAGAAGAAATCCGCTCCCCGGGCTAAGAAGGAGGGACCCAGCCTCCCTAAGCTCATCGTCGCTTCCGTGACAGAGTCGAAGGAGCGCAAGGGCACGTCGCTAGCGGCCATAAAGAAGTACCTGACCGCCAAAAATGTGGACGTACCCAAGGCCAACAAGCGTATCAACACCGCCGTCGCCAAGCTGGTGGAGAAAGGCATCCTCAGTCAGGTGAAGGGTACCGGGGCTTCCGGTTCCTTCAAGCTTGCTAAGAAAGAACCTAAGGTCGCGAAACCAGCGAAGAAGAAGGCTGCCAAGCCCGCGAAGAAGGCTCCCGCCAAAGCCAAGAAGCCCGCGGTGAAGAAAGTGGCCACCCCGAAGAAGTCTCCGGCCAAGAAGGCTGCGAAGAAAGTGGTGAAGAAGAGCCCGAAGAAGGCTGCTCCCAAGAAGCCCAAGACTGCAGCCAAGAAGCCCAAATCCCCCGCTAAGAAGGCCGCTCCGAAAAAGCCCAAAGCCGCAAAGAAGCCGGCAAAGAAAACTGCGCCAAAGAAGGCCAAGAAGTAA
- the LOC116320781 gene encoding histone H3, whose protein sequence is MARTKQTARKSTGGKAPRKQLATKAARKSAPATGGVKKPHRYRPGTVALREIRRYQKSTELLIRKLPFQRLVREIAQDFKTDLRFQSSAVMALQEASEAYLVGLFEDTNLCAIHAKRVTIMPKDIQLARRIRGERA, encoded by the coding sequence ATGGCCAGGACCAAGCAGACTGCCCGTAAATCCACCGGAGGAAAAGCTCCCAGGAAGCAGCTCGCCACTAAGGCTGCCCGTAAGAGCGCCCCGGCTACCGGAGGCGTGAAGAAGCCCCACCGTTACAGGCCCGGGACTGTGGCTCTGAGGGAGATCCGCCGCTACCAGAAATCCACCGAGCTGCTGATACGAAAGCTGCCGTTCCAGCGCCTGGTTAGGGAGATCGCTCAGGACTTCAAGACCGACCTGCGCTTCCAGAGCTCCGCCGTCATGGCTCTGCAGGAGGCTAGCGAGGCTTACCTGGTCGGTCTGTTCGAGGACACCAACCTGTGCGCCATCCACGCCAAGAGGGTCACCATTATGCCCAAAGACATCCAGCTGGCCCGCCGCATCCGCGGAGAGAGGGCTTAA
- the LOC116320783 gene encoding histone H2B 1/2 → MPEPAKSAPKKGSKKAVTKTAGKGGKKKRKTRKESYAIYVYKVLKQVHPDTGISSKAMSIMNSFVNDIFERIAAEASRLAHYNKRSTITSREIQTAVRLLLPGELAKHAVSEGTKAVTKYTSSK, encoded by the coding sequence ATGCCTGAACCCGCCAAGTCCGCGCCCAAGAAGGGCTCCAAGAAAGCCGTGACTAAAACCGCCGGCAAGGGCggcaagaagaagagaaagaccAGGAAGGAGAGCTACGCCATCTACGTGTACAAGGTGCTGAAGCAGGTGCACCCCGACACCGGCATCTCCTCCAAGGCCATGAGCATCATGAACTCGTTCGTCAACGACATCTTCGAGCGCATCGCCGCTGAGGCCTCCCGCCTGGCTCACTACAACAAGCGTTCCACCATCACCTCCAGGGAGATCCAGACCGCCGTGCGTCTCCTGCTGCCCGGTGAGCTGGCCAAGCACGCCGTATCCGAGGGCACCAAGGCTGTGACCAAGTACACCAGCTCAAAGTAA